A window from Sphingobacterium hotanense encodes these proteins:
- a CDS encoding TonB-dependent receptor, which translates to MKLIILLLCIGSIHVSANTYGQNVSIHAKGERFKQVLAKIRKQSGRDFLYNARLVDENKRVDLVVQDKLWTLALEELLSSQGLSYELRKHNVLIFPKNRQKSETLINSNSIQQALRGSVILQDNSPVSGATVKLLPSGQTVSTNSSGKFEFENAPARGSIVVNFMGYLEKRVDYTNYNALTISLDPSISEIDEIVVVGYGTQKKSDLTGSIVGVQAKDFTQGANTNALQLLNGKAPGVNISQTNSAPGAGTKIQIRGAGSINSSNDALIVVDGMPGIDPSSLSPDDIESVDILKDASAAAIYGTRAANGVVLITTKKGRSGTVITKYDAYAGIQQASRQIPVLNGRQYMEVLNGIRKDAGRDLIFTEQQIAEIGEGTNWQDEVLNNNAMVQNHQLSFSGGGEKSTFYSALNYFNQDGLIKQSGYKKINFRTNLEFRPKDYIKFNINGNYTRGNQKAILTSNAANENAGPLGSAIQFDPTLAATKDANGRYYLNNFIALDNPLALLNGIDNRNLTNTFYGLASAEITPLPGLTGTIRVGGSAANSMMSSYTDRSTIKGLSNGGMGEKNATSGYQWLTEFLLNYQKDIADHSFNIMAGTTFEEFDAEGVGASSMKFLSDVTSYHLLQSGDGDKSDNVTSSKTRNRLHGILGRLNYNYKGKYLFTASIRADGTSRFSDDHKYAFFPSGALAWKLTDEDFLSQWREQGNSIKLRVGYGQLGNQGISNYQTINTLISSGNAVFGNAIYQGVVPARLPNKNLRWENTEEINVGLDFEFLHGILSGSIDAFKRNTKDQLFSKPIPSVVGFSSYMVNFGNVENRGIDFQLRSKNIRRDDFTWESTFNLSLLKNEVKELPDFIPQLITGNIASFISNYQLVERGHPMLSFYGFETNGIFQNAQEVANSAQPNAKPGHIRFVDKNQDGKIDLNDRTVLGKPFPTANISLSNNFRYQKFALDFLLQYVGGISMLDANITETLYPTNEYRNRLSEYLLNRWTVDNPTNKYPSAVNPTAYGGDYIINSMTIQDASFLRLKNVNLSYEVFNNGNKINRLNVFLAMENLATWTQYKGYDPDASATGTSSTSKVSYNSYPLARTFRLGINLTL; encoded by the coding sequence ATGAAACTGATTATTCTATTGCTGTGTATTGGCAGCATACATGTCAGTGCAAATACTTACGGACAGAATGTTTCCATCCATGCGAAAGGTGAACGTTTTAAACAAGTATTGGCTAAAATAAGAAAGCAGAGCGGACGGGATTTCCTCTATAATGCGAGGCTTGTCGATGAAAATAAACGAGTTGATCTTGTGGTGCAAGATAAACTTTGGACGCTTGCATTGGAAGAACTGTTAAGTTCGCAAGGACTGAGCTATGAACTGCGGAAACATAACGTGCTTATTTTCCCTAAAAATAGACAGAAATCTGAAACTTTAATTAACAGCAATTCCATTCAACAAGCTTTACGAGGCAGCGTTATTCTACAGGATAATAGTCCTGTGTCTGGCGCGACGGTAAAACTATTGCCCTCCGGACAAACGGTGAGCACCAATAGTTCCGGGAAATTTGAGTTTGAAAATGCGCCTGCTCGGGGTTCCATTGTTGTTAATTTTATGGGTTATCTGGAGAAAAGAGTAGATTATACCAATTATAACGCCCTTACCATTTCTTTAGACCCTTCCATCAGTGAGATAGATGAAATTGTGGTGGTGGGCTACGGTACTCAAAAGAAATCGGATCTTACAGGATCGATTGTAGGGGTGCAAGCCAAAGACTTTACGCAGGGCGCCAATACAAATGCCTTGCAATTGTTGAACGGAAAAGCACCAGGGGTAAACATTAGCCAGACCAACTCTGCACCGGGGGCCGGTACAAAGATTCAGATCCGTGGAGCAGGCTCCATCAACAGCAGTAATGACGCGTTAATTGTGGTTGACGGCATGCCGGGTATAGACCCGTCCAGCCTGAGCCCCGATGATATTGAATCGGTGGATATCTTGAAAGATGCTTCTGCGGCTGCCATTTATGGTACGCGAGCTGCCAATGGTGTGGTGTTAATTACCACAAAGAAGGGGCGTTCTGGAACCGTTATTACCAAATACGATGCTTATGCAGGAATTCAGCAGGCCTCTCGTCAAATTCCGGTGTTAAACGGTCGCCAATATATGGAGGTGCTGAATGGCATTCGGAAAGATGCGGGGCGCGATTTAATTTTCACCGAGCAGCAAATTGCTGAAATTGGCGAAGGAACCAATTGGCAAGATGAAGTGCTCAATAATAATGCGATGGTGCAAAACCACCAATTGAGTTTTTCGGGGGGTGGTGAGAAGAGCACTTTCTATTCGGCATTAAACTACTTTAATCAAGACGGGTTAATTAAACAATCGGGCTACAAGAAAATCAACTTCCGCACGAATCTAGAATTCCGTCCTAAAGATTATATCAAATTCAATATCAACGGAAACTACACCCGTGGCAACCAGAAAGCCATCTTAACCTCTAATGCCGCCAATGAAAATGCCGGACCTTTAGGCTCAGCCATTCAATTTGACCCGACTTTGGCGGCAACAAAAGATGCGAATGGCCGCTATTACCTGAATAATTTTATTGCCTTGGATAATCCATTGGCCTTATTGAATGGGATTGATAACCGCAACTTGACCAATACTTTCTATGGCTTGGCCTCTGCAGAAATTACGCCTTTGCCGGGTTTGACCGGAACGATTCGCGTGGGGGGCTCTGCGGCGAACAGCATGATGTCTAGTTATACCGACCGTTCGACCATCAAAGGTTTATCGAATGGTGGCATGGGGGAAAAAAATGCGACTTCAGGCTACCAATGGCTTACGGAATTCTTGCTAAACTATCAAAAAGATATTGCAGACCATAGTTTCAATATAATGGCGGGTACCACCTTTGAAGAGTTTGATGCTGAAGGTGTGGGTGCCAGCTCGATGAAGTTTCTGTCAGACGTTACTTCCTATCACCTCTTGCAAAGTGGGGATGGCGATAAAAGTGATAATGTAACCTCCTCTAAAACGAGAAACCGCTTGCACGGTATTTTAGGCCGTTTAAACTACAATTATAAAGGCAAATACTTATTTACAGCCTCGATACGTGCCGATGGTACTTCCCGCTTCTCAGATGACCATAAATATGCCTTCTTCCCATCCGGAGCTTTAGCCTGGAAATTAACCGATGAGGATTTCCTAAGCCAATGGCGCGAGCAAGGGAATAGCATAAAACTTCGGGTAGGCTATGGGCAATTAGGGAACCAAGGAATTTCCAATTACCAAACCATCAATACCTTAATTTCTTCCGGCAATGCCGTATTTGGCAATGCCATTTATCAAGGGGTAGTGCCTGCACGCTTGCCAAATAAGAACCTGCGTTGGGAAAATACCGAAGAAATTAACGTGGGTTTAGATTTCGAATTCCTCCATGGGATATTAAGTGGATCGATCGACGCCTTCAAAAGAAACACAAAAGATCAATTATTCAGCAAGCCGATTCCTTCTGTTGTAGGTTTCAGCAGCTATATGGTGAACTTCGGGAATGTGGAAAATAGAGGGATTGATTTCCAATTGCGCAGTAAGAATATTAGACGTGACGATTTTACTTGGGAAAGTACCTTTAACCTTTCCTTGTTAAAGAATGAAGTAAAGGAACTTCCTGATTTTATTCCCCAATTGATTACCGGAAATATTGCCAGCTTTATTTCAAACTACCAATTGGTGGAAAGGGGACATCCTATGCTATCTTTCTATGGCTTTGAAACGAATGGTATTTTCCAGAATGCTCAGGAAGTAGCCAACTCGGCGCAACCCAATGCGAAGCCTGGCCATATCCGCTTTGTGGATAAAAACCAAGACGGTAAAATTGATTTAAACGACCGTACAGTTCTGGGTAAACCATTCCCAACAGCCAATATCAGTTTAAGCAATAATTTCAGGTATCAGAAGTTTGCCTTAGATTTCTTATTGCAATATGTGGGTGGTATCAGTATGTTGGATGCCAACATTACGGAAACTTTATACCCAACCAATGAGTACAGAAACAGACTGTCAGAATACTTATTAAACCGCTGGACCGTGGATAACCCCACGAATAAATACCCTAGTGCTGTAAATCCTACGGCCTATGGTGGGGATTATATCATCAATTCCATGACAATTCAGGATGCTTCCTTCCTGCGGTTAAAGAACGTCAATTTAAGCTATGAGGTTTTCAATAATGGCAATAAAATAAATCGGTTAAATGTATTCCTGGCAATGGAAAACTTAGCGACCTGGACGCAGTATAAAGGCTATGATCCGGATGCCAGTGCTACCGGCACGAGCTCGACGTCTAAAGTCAGCTATAACTCCTATCCATTAGCGCGTACATTTCGTTTAGGAATCAACTTAACCCTTTAA
- a CDS encoding alpha-L-fucosidase — protein sequence MMGIKQLTTTLLAGLLCFVGASLQAQELPKPNKAQLAWQQAELGVIFHYDLHVFDGKAYSQGQNRITPVADIHQFNPKQLDVEQWVLTAKAAGAKFALITATHETGFALYPSKVNPYNTKALGWTNGKQDLVGDFIKACRKHGLEPGVYLGIRWNSFLGVHDFVVAGHGEMQKQRQKFYNQMVEEMVKEICTWYGPLFEIWFDGGASHPDKGAPDVLPIVKKFQPDCLFYHNDQLAEARWGGSESGTVNYPCWSTFPFSHTGSGESAPKAIWENKYELLKTGDPNGAYFMPAMADAPLRGDNGRHEWFWEPNDEHSIFSTAKLLDMYHKSVGRNATLILGLTPDTSGLVPQADHIRMQEFGQELARLYKDPVQGAKKSTNQLQFNRNQAISRIVLGEDLWEGQKVRAFRVQAQVKGKWTTIYTGSAIGNKHIILLEKAVTCKSIRILIDQAVGTPTLTTLNVYETN from the coding sequence ATGATGGGTATTAAGCAGCTTACTACAACCTTGCTTGCTGGCCTGCTTTGCTTCGTTGGAGCAAGCCTGCAAGCGCAGGAGTTACCTAAACCTAATAAAGCCCAATTGGCCTGGCAACAGGCCGAATTGGGTGTAATCTTCCATTATGACCTGCACGTGTTTGATGGGAAAGCATACAGCCAAGGGCAAAACAGGATTACGCCTGTGGCGGATATCCATCAGTTTAATCCGAAGCAATTGGATGTGGAGCAATGGGTGCTGACAGCGAAAGCCGCCGGTGCGAAATTTGCCCTCATTACGGCTACCCATGAAACGGGCTTCGCCCTTTATCCTTCGAAGGTGAACCCCTATAATACGAAAGCTTTGGGTTGGACCAACGGAAAGCAAGATTTGGTAGGAGATTTTATCAAAGCTTGTAGAAAGCATGGATTAGAACCGGGCGTGTATTTAGGGATCCGATGGAATTCTTTTTTAGGGGTGCATGATTTTGTTGTGGCTGGGCATGGAGAAATGCAAAAGCAACGCCAAAAGTTCTATAACCAGATGGTGGAAGAGATGGTCAAAGAAATATGCACATGGTATGGTCCTTTGTTTGAAATATGGTTTGATGGTGGTGCTAGCCATCCGGACAAAGGAGCACCGGATGTATTGCCTATCGTTAAGAAATTCCAACCTGATTGTCTGTTCTATCATAACGATCAATTGGCGGAAGCACGCTGGGGCGGTTCGGAATCGGGAACCGTTAATTATCCCTGCTGGTCCACTTTCCCCTTTTCACATACAGGTTCGGGTGAGAGCGCGCCAAAGGCTATTTGGGAGAACAAATATGAGCTCTTAAAAACGGGGGATCCGAACGGAGCTTATTTTATGCCGGCTATGGCCGATGCGCCTTTACGCGGCGATAATGGTCGCCATGAATGGTTCTGGGAACCCAACGACGAACACAGTATCTTTTCAACGGCCAAGCTGTTGGATATGTACCATAAATCGGTCGGTCGGAATGCAACCTTAATCTTAGGGCTTACACCGGATACCAGCGGACTTGTTCCGCAAGCTGACCACATCAGGATGCAGGAATTTGGGCAGGAACTAGCCCGCCTGTATAAAGATCCGGTGCAGGGCGCTAAAAAGTCCACAAATCAGCTGCAATTTAATCGTAATCAGGCTATAAGTCGCATTGTGCTGGGGGAGGATCTTTGGGAAGGGCAGAAGGTACGTGCGTTCCGTGTTCAGGCGCAAGTCAAAGGAAAATGGACAACGATCTATACCGGAAGTGCTATTGGCAATAAGCATATTATTCTGTTAGAAAAAGCCGTAACTTGTAAATCCATCCGTATTTTAATAGACCAAGCAGTAGGAACTCCTACGCTTACAACCTTGAATGTATATGAAACGAATTAA
- a CDS encoding sulfatase, translating to MKRINLILSYCTVLGYLFLGCSAQAQQAKQPNIVVFFVDDLGWQDISEPFYKEVTPINRKFHTPHLEALAKEATKFTNAYATPVCTPSRVSMLTGLNAAHHKVTNWTHPTANKPTDNPDDMLTPPDWNINGMSPDPNVPHTVYATPFPQILKDNGYYTIHIGKAHWGSAGTPGATPLNLGFMVNIAGHSAGHPQSYYGEENYGNMPGKASYQAVPDLMEYHGRDTFLTEALTLEAIKTLKEPIKRKEPFFLNFSNYAVHVPIMPDPRFVQKYLDKGLDPVEAGYASLVEGFDKSIGDIVQFLKDNGQYENTVIIFLSDNGGLSRNPQRSGPDHTQNLPLRAGKGSVYEGGIRVPLLIKNANNHMARSTESPVIVEDLFPTILELAGIEDYPLVQKKIDGKSLVSLINGKQDNSWNSRNLVWNIPNKWIVQDGPGINFFSAIRQGDYKMVYDMKNQKLELYNLREDIGETKDISKQHKKKVKVLSNLLTESFKTWDAQLPTFKATGKKVPYPNEIK from the coding sequence ATGAAACGAATTAATTTAATCCTCAGTTATTGCACGGTTTTGGGCTACCTATTTTTGGGGTGCTCAGCGCAAGCACAGCAGGCTAAGCAACCCAATATTGTAGTCTTCTTTGTTGATGATTTAGGCTGGCAGGATATTTCTGAGCCTTTCTATAAAGAAGTAACGCCGATAAACCGTAAGTTCCATACCCCGCACTTGGAAGCCTTGGCTAAAGAAGCAACCAAATTCACCAATGCGTATGCAACGCCAGTTTGTACCCCTTCGCGGGTCAGTATGCTGACGGGCTTAAATGCCGCCCATCATAAAGTGACCAATTGGACGCATCCAACGGCAAATAAACCAACGGATAATCCAGATGACATGCTGACACCGCCGGATTGGAATATCAACGGCATGAGTCCGGATCCCAATGTCCCACATACGGTATATGCAACGCCCTTTCCGCAGATCTTAAAAGATAATGGCTACTATACCATTCATATCGGCAAGGCGCATTGGGGCTCCGCAGGTACGCCAGGAGCAACCCCCTTGAACCTGGGCTTTATGGTGAATATTGCAGGTCACTCTGCCGGACACCCGCAAAGCTATTATGGTGAGGAAAATTATGGCAATATGCCCGGCAAAGCCAGCTATCAGGCGGTTCCTGATTTAATGGAATATCATGGGAGAGATACATTCCTGACGGAAGCTTTAACCTTAGAAGCCATTAAAACCTTGAAGGAGCCTATTAAACGGAAAGAACCCTTCTTTTTAAATTTCTCTAACTATGCGGTGCATGTGCCTATTATGCCTGATCCTCGTTTTGTACAGAAGTATCTGGATAAAGGGCTAGATCCGGTAGAGGCGGGCTATGCCTCCTTAGTGGAAGGATTTGATAAGAGCATCGGTGATATTGTTCAGTTCTTAAAGGATAATGGGCAGTATGAAAATACAGTGATTATCTTCTTGAGTGATAACGGCGGACTTAGCCGGAATCCGCAACGTTCAGGACCTGATCATACCCAGAACTTACCGCTGCGCGCCGGAAAAGGATCGGTGTATGAGGGGGGAATCCGCGTTCCTTTATTGATTAAAAATGCGAATAACCATATGGCCAGAAGTACCGAATCGCCCGTGATTGTGGAAGACCTATTCCCTACGATATTGGAATTGGCCGGTATTGAGGATTACCCTTTAGTGCAAAAGAAAATAGATGGCAAGAGTTTGGTGAGCCTCATTAACGGCAAACAAGATAATTCTTGGAATAGCCGTAATCTGGTTTGGAATATTCCGAATAAATGGATTGTGCAGGATGGCCCTGGTATTAATTTCTTTTCGGCGATTCGTCAAGGCGATTATAAAATGGTTTATGATATGAAAAATCAGAAATTGGAGTTGTATAACCTTCGCGAGGATATCGGTGAAACAAAAGATATCTCCAAACAGCACAAAAAGAAAGTTAAGGTTCTAAGCAACCTGCTAACCGAAAGCTTTAAAACCTGGGACGCCCAATTACCAACTTTTAAAGCAACCGGCAAAAAAGTACCCTATCCGAATGAGATAAAATAA
- a CDS encoding RagB/SusD family nutrient uptake outer membrane protein, with amino-acid sequence MATFKLKYLLLLSLPFFTSGCKSFLAEEVYTEYDPNGFLQDASGIDALLTGAYARSRIIAYDHRNYTYMMNEFNTDVSFETGGGLEKDAAPFIQFNWAVNNSFLNGFWQKMYQAIASANSVLLLSNQLGGLDQEKLNKIQAEARFIRGSSYYFLYNLFGPTPLIDIPADATPEQIEEIGKNTARATREVFVNYVVADLEFAAQYLPLAENPIGRASKGAAYGYLMKLYLKEKNWAKIAEVTKQVIDGKQYELYADYTKLFNVLGESNKEFIFRAPCLPQSGYHNNYMAHAFPPNYPILSNQINFGAQFRTYSAFYKTFDANDRRRELLIRSYTDISGKNVELLEDAAGKALDNVRSFKYWPDPNAVGEAMGNDIVYIRYADILLSRAEALNELSGPTQEAIDLINAVRQRANAATLTLASYPTKEGLRDFLLAERGREFYSEGLRREDLIRHGKFISSARSRGYSAKDHQVLYPIPLQQIDANPNLEQNDGY; translated from the coding sequence ATGGCAACTTTTAAATTAAAATATCTACTCTTATTAAGTCTTCCTTTTTTTACGAGCGGCTGTAAGTCGTTTCTGGCCGAGGAAGTATATACAGAATACGATCCGAATGGATTCTTGCAAGATGCCAGCGGCATCGATGCCCTGCTGACCGGTGCCTATGCGCGTTCGCGTATCATCGCCTACGATCATCGGAACTATACCTATATGATGAATGAATTTAACACCGATGTCTCTTTTGAAACCGGAGGCGGACTGGAAAAGGATGCGGCACCCTTTATTCAATTCAACTGGGCTGTGAACAATAGTTTTTTAAATGGTTTTTGGCAGAAGATGTACCAGGCCATTGCCAGTGCGAACTCGGTATTGCTGTTGTCGAACCAATTGGGTGGTTTAGACCAAGAAAAGCTGAATAAGATTCAAGCGGAGGCACGTTTTATCCGTGGCTCTTCCTATTACTTCTTATACAATTTGTTTGGGCCTACACCTTTAATCGATATTCCGGCAGATGCTACCCCCGAACAGATTGAAGAAATCGGTAAAAATACAGCCAGAGCGACACGGGAGGTTTTTGTGAACTATGTGGTGGCAGATTTAGAGTTTGCTGCTCAATATTTGCCCTTGGCAGAAAACCCAATCGGCCGAGCGAGCAAAGGCGCGGCCTATGGCTACTTAATGAAGCTTTACCTAAAAGAGAAAAATTGGGCCAAGATTGCCGAGGTGACCAAACAGGTAATCGATGGCAAACAGTATGAACTGTATGCCGATTATACCAAGTTATTTAACGTCTTGGGCGAGAGTAATAAGGAGTTTATTTTCCGGGCACCCTGTTTACCACAAAGTGGTTACCACAATAACTACATGGCGCATGCATTTCCGCCTAATTACCCGATCCTGTCCAATCAAATTAATTTCGGTGCACAATTCCGTACCTATTCAGCTTTTTATAAAACTTTTGATGCCAATGACCGCCGACGGGAGTTACTGATTCGTTCGTATACGGATATTTCCGGGAAAAACGTTGAATTGTTGGAAGATGCTGCTGGAAAAGCCTTAGACAATGTGCGTAGTTTTAAATATTGGCCTGATCCGAATGCTGTTGGTGAAGCCATGGGCAATGATATTGTTTACATTCGCTATGCCGATATTTTATTAAGTAGGGCAGAAGCGTTAAACGAGCTGTCAGGCCCTACACAAGAAGCTATCGATTTAATAAATGCCGTTCGGCAGCGGGCAAATGCAGCTACACTTACCTTAGCCAGCTACCCAACCAAGGAGGGCTTACGCGATTTCCTATTGGCCGAAAGAGGACGTGAGTTCTATTCGGAAGGATTACGCCGGGAGGACCTCATCCGGCATGGTAAGTTTATCAGCTCGGCCCGTTCTCGTGGATATTCGGCTAAAGACCATCAGGTGTTATACCCTATTCCATTGCAACAGATTGACGCGAACCCAAATTTAGAGCAGAATGATGGGTATTAA